In the Euzebya sp. genome, one interval contains:
- a CDS encoding pyridoxamine 5'-phosphate oxidase family protein, with amino-acid sequence MDRLLDDAKRLLLAWPGRTVPLMTPMAFWWDGQHVWFTTSGSSLKARRLMEDGTCAMYVPAPEGEDGRLLRGHARVFHLGDPLGLTVHAGFLATAQTALMLKNAQSILGYVVDAPKVPTRFRPANRVLIRVTVTSDEHVTPPPVARGIAPALPTAVPPEIRRVLSGMRRVAVATQVDGGIGLVPAVWGAGFSLELPEGAGVGDGTVATVVVDCDPGFRPTQVSGVSMSGTIATGGTAPRLEPTKVRWWEGFEVHSAEISGRPTDTVVIPD; translated from the coding sequence ATGGACCGCTTGTTGGATGACGCCAAGCGGCTGCTGCTCGCGTGGCCCGGCCGCACCGTACCCCTGATGACCCCGATGGCCTTCTGGTGGGACGGACAGCACGTCTGGTTCACGACGTCCGGCAGCTCGCTGAAGGCGCGGCGGCTGATGGAGGACGGGACGTGCGCGATGTACGTCCCCGCCCCCGAGGGGGAGGACGGACGGCTGCTGCGCGGGCACGCCCGGGTGTTCCACCTCGGCGACCCCCTCGGGCTGACGGTCCACGCCGGCTTCCTCGCGACCGCGCAGACGGCGCTGATGCTGAAGAACGCCCAGTCGATCCTCGGCTACGTCGTCGACGCGCCCAAGGTCCCGACCCGCTTCCGGCCCGCGAACCGCGTCCTGATCCGCGTGACCGTCACCTCCGACGAGCACGTCACCCCGCCCCCGGTCGCGCGCGGCATCGCACCGGCGCTGCCGACGGCGGTGCCGCCGGAGATCCGCCGGGTCCTCTCGGGCATGCGGCGCGTCGCGGTCGCCACCCAGGTCGACGGCGGCATCGGGCTGGTGCCCGCGGTGTGGGGGGCGGGGTTCAGCCTCGAGCTGCCCGAGGGCGCCGGCGTCGGGGACGGGACAGTCGCGACGGTCGTCGTCGACTGCGACCCGGGGTTCCGGCCCACCCAGGTGTCCGGCGTCTCGATGAGCGGCACGATCGCCACCGGCGGCACCGCACCCCGGCTCGAGCCCACCAAGGTCCGCTGGTGGGAGGGGTTCGAGGTGCACTCCGCCGAGATCTCCGGTCGCCCGACGGACACCGTCGTCATCCCCGACTGA
- a CDS encoding antibiotic biosynthesis monooxygenase, protein MSEPQFVAFNVLTVPEQARATLEERFANRAGEVEKMEGFRHFELLRPVSGTDSYLVYTRWDSKAHFDAWVESMAFQQGHAQGDGKPPAASGSEVWTFEAIQMKDVG, encoded by the coding sequence ATGTCAGAGCCCCAGTTCGTCGCGTTCAACGTCCTGACCGTCCCCGAGCAGGCGCGCGCCACCCTCGAGGAGCGGTTCGCCAACCGGGCCGGCGAGGTCGAGAAGATGGAGGGGTTCCGGCACTTCGAGCTGCTGCGACCCGTCAGCGGGACCGACAGCTACCTCGTGTACACGCGGTGGGACTCGAAGGCGCACTTCGACGCGTGGGTCGAGTCGATGGCCTTCCAGCAGGGTCACGCCCAGGGGGACGGCAAGCCGCCGGCGGCCAGCGGTTCGGAGGTCTGGACCTTCGAGGCGATCCAGATGAAGGATGTCGGCTGA